The following coding sequences lie in one Myxococcus xanthus genomic window:
- a CDS encoding biotin transporter BioY: protein MALVLGGALLTAGLAQVSISVPGSPVPITGQSLGVIVAAAALGPVRGMAAQFLYLLMGAVGLPFFAEGASGLERILGATGGYLIGFVPAAFLVGLAAQRGFDRRPWTALPLFAVGQLAVFAVGLPWLVLSARLGVAKALGVGFTPFLPGGLLKAAIAAVLLPLAWRLMGPRKE, encoded by the coding sequence TCGTGCTCGGCGGCGCGCTGCTCACGGCGGGGCTCGCGCAAGTCTCCATTTCGGTCCCGGGCTCGCCCGTCCCCATCACGGGACAGTCACTGGGCGTCATCGTCGCTGCCGCCGCGCTCGGCCCCGTGCGAGGCATGGCCGCGCAGTTCCTGTACCTCCTGATGGGCGCGGTGGGCCTGCCGTTCTTCGCGGAGGGCGCCAGCGGCCTGGAACGCATCCTGGGGGCAACCGGTGGCTACCTGATCGGCTTCGTTCCAGCCGCCTTCCTGGTGGGGCTGGCGGCGCAGCGTGGATTCGACCGGCGGCCGTGGACCGCGCTGCCGCTCTTTGCCGTGGGGCAGTTGGCCGTCTTCGCCGTCGGCCTGCCCTGGCTTGTCCTGTCCGCCCGGCTCGGCGTGGCCAAGGCCCTTGGCGTCGGCTTCACGCCCTTCCTTCCTGGAGGGCTCCTGAAGGCCGCCATCGCGGCCGTGCTGCTGCCTCTCGCGTGGCGGCTGATGGGGCCGCGCAAGGAGTGA